The following coding sequences lie in one Primulina huaijiensis isolate GDHJ02 chromosome 2, ASM1229523v2, whole genome shotgun sequence genomic window:
- the LOC140991827 gene encoding uncharacterized protein produces the protein MQAEEANLDTTLLPGNIFIKRVATKALLDSGATHSFILETFANHLDVKSIGLDGNYSVTIPSREELSATSVVKDIDLELQGHLMYADLIVLSMPEFDIILGMDWLRKNIVLIDFQKRSLLVRPLDIEQFLFEPDRWRSFPRMISCMQAHRLIHKGCQVFLASIIFAPDAPTPSISDVPVVRDFPDVFHEDVIDLPPKREVEFAIDLVPRTVPISKTAYHLAPAEIVASC, from the exons atgcaggcagaggaggcgaaCCTAGACACAACCCTGTTGcctggaaatattttcataaagagagtagccacgaaggccttgTTAGATTCCGGGGCTACACACTCTTTTATTTTGGAAACTTTCGCTAATCATCTGgacgtcaagtctattggactcgacGGGAACTATTCAGTGACAATCCCATCAAGAgaagagttatcagctactagtgtggtcaaaGACATTGATcttgaactgcagggccacctaaTGTATGCCGATCTAATTGTGTtgtcgatgccagagtttgacattatattgggaatggactggctgaggAAGAACATAGTTCTTATTGACTTTCAGAAAAGATCATTGTTGGTAAGACCGTTGGACATTGAGCAATTTCTCTTTGAGCCGGATAGATGGaggagtttccctcgcatgatctcttgcatgcaggctcATAGACTTATTCATAAGGGGTGTCAGGTattcttggccagcattatttTCGCACCTGACGCACCCACTCCGtcgatatctgatgtaccagtggtcagagattttcctgatgTTTTTCATGAAGACGTCATCGACCTTCCACCtaagagagaggtggagtttgccatTGATCTTGTGCCAAGAaccgtgccaatctctaagaCAGCGTACcatttagctccagctgagat agtcgcaagctgTTAG
- the LOC140991836 gene encoding uncharacterized protein, producing the protein MDLGFRVSIPSGDQMFTSHIVKRLDLRLQKYTVHADLIVLQLPEFEIILGMDWLFSHGAVIDFRQRSVSVRLPSLKPFVFEAARHQQMPHVSSCLCARKIMRRSCQAFLARIVSVFELVEQRIEDVDVVREFFGVFPVDVSAIPPDREVEFSIELIPGIVPISKACQLAPAEMKELKDQIQDLLDKGFICPSFFPWGAPVLFVKKKDGSM; encoded by the coding sequence ATGGATTTAGGGTTTAGAGTATCGATCCCATCCGGAGATCAGATGTTCACTTCTCATATAGTGAAGAGATTGGATCTTCGGTTACAGAAGTATACGGTGCACGCAGATTTGATAGTGCTACAATTACCGGAGTTCGAAATCAtcttggggatggactggctattttCTCATGGTGCAGTCATAGATTTTCGACAGAGGTCAGTGTCTGTCAGACTGCCCAGTTTAAAGCCGTTTGTTTTTGAGGCAGCTAGACATCAGCAGATGCCGCACGTCAGTTCCTGCTTGTGTGCGAGGAAGATTATGAGGAGAAGCTGCCAGGCGTTTTTGGCCAGGATCGTGTCAGTGTTTGAGCTAGTCGAGCAGAGGATAGAGGACGTTGATGTGGTCAGGGAGTTCTTCGGTGTTTTCCCTGTCGATGTTTCAGCCATCccaccagacagagaggtggaattttcgaTTGAGCTTATTCCAGGCATAGTACCGATATCTAAAGCATGTCAGTTAGCGCCTGCAGAGATGAAGGAGCTCAAAGATCAGATTCAGGATCTActagataagggtttcatcTGCCCTAGCTTTtttccttggggtgctccagttctgtttgtcaagaagaaagatggcagcATGTGA